One window of the Lacerta agilis isolate rLacAgi1 chromosome 17, rLacAgi1.pri, whole genome shotgun sequence genome contains the following:
- the NPAS4 gene encoding neuronal PAS domain-containing protein 4, whose translation MYRSTKGASKARRDQINAEIRNLKDLLPIAEGDKLRLSYLHIMSLACIYTRKSIFFSKEATLEGLESLLSSQDLEDFMQTLPGFLLAFTGEGKLIYVSENVAEHLGHSMVDLVAQGDSIYDIIDPADHFVMRNQLALTSPIDTSRLFRCHFNTSKTIRRQSSGNKLVLIRGRFHQPPPGSYWSTNPVFTAFCTPLDPKPRISQNSFFLTYFESRHTKDLAIVDISESVIFHLGFEKSELFCKSWYSLIHPEDLSHASTQHYRLLGDTSETQAEMVVRLQTKDGMDWIWTYSLLHMENADVPITSHNYIISDSEAWSLKQQLSAEETQVAYVLGSAPAFLEGLLSPGQLSSPDQVFTPVAGTPTSTIVAPSFDFGTTGGAECPSAFTETSASSLPQEVAEPRDISSMEEPTPGSSLSLLDKGPAFSYVVFPTDYEQTLRRDNLSGSSSKDFVCTPPYTPHQGCAFLFGAQETYAPSSIPTASPPVTTTPPAAATAAPATTVPTTTTSELFYTQDQCSALYEKLPPTPDSPGNGDCTVMTLPEIRGPLYIDVPMVPEGILTPEASPIKQTFFRYSEKEKGEIELLAKQISSLAEAFSSVAPRELVKSTHVTLGDSALGAIPELCLDFQPSKNWRSIDFSLLACPEEDLLEEDALETLLQDLSTSLFEKGGAGVRCPHHQFCGGNVSSPIGLDTEDSNQGALAASPSMDLPPEERCFLEELASYETAFETRASNSPCDGLDELYQLQSHMQEGFHEDGSESDPSF comes from the exons ATGTATCGGTCTACGAAGGGAGCCTCCAAGGCGCGGCGGGACCAGATCAATGCGGAGATCAGGAACCTGAAAGACCTGTTGCCCATCGCGGAAGGGGATAAGCTCCGGCTATCGTACCTCCACATCATGTCCTTGGCGTGCATCTACACGCGGAAATCCATATTCTTCTCCAAAG AAGCAACTCTAGAAGGCTTGGAGAGCTTGCTTTCTTCCCAGGACTTGGAAGATTTTATGCAGACGCTTCCAGGCTTCCTTCTGGCATTCACTGGAGAAGGCAAACTCATCTATGTGTCGGAGAATGTTGCTGAACATCTGGGGCACTCTATG GTGGATTTGGTTGCCCAAGGAGACAGCATCTACGACATCATTGATCCAGCAGATCACTTTGTGATGAGGAACCAACTGGCATTGACCTCTCCAATAGATACAA GCAGACTCTTCCGCTGCCATTTCAACACTTCCAAGACAATCCGGCGGCAAAGTTCCGGGAACAAGCTGGTCCTTATCCGAGGGAGGTTCCACCAGCCCCCACCCGGCTCTTACTGGTCAACTAATCCTGTCTTCACTGCTTTCTGCACTCCTCTGGACCCCAAGCCCAGAATCAGCCAGAATTCTTTCTTCTTGACTTATTTTGAGAGTCGCCACACAAAAGACTTGGCCATTGTGGACATCTCTGAAAG TGTGATCTTCCATTTGGGCTTTGAGAAAAGTGAGCTGTTTTGCAAGTCATGGTACAGCCTGATCCATCCAGAAGATCTCAGCCATGCGTCAACCCAGCATTACAGGCTGT TGGGTGACACAAGTGAAACTCAAGCTGAAATGGTCGTTCGGCTCCAAACCAAAGATGGCATGGATTGGATATGGACCTATTCACTGCTCCACATGGAGAATGCTGATGTTCCTATCACTTCCCACAACTATATAATCAG TGATTCTGAAGCCTGGTCTCTCAAGCAGCAGCTCTCAGCAGAAGAAACCCAGGTGGCCTATGTCCTCGGAAGTGCACCAGCTTTCCTGGAAGGCCTCCTCTCTCCGGGGCAACTTTCCAGCCCTGACCAAGTCTTCACACCCGTAGCTGGCACCCCAACCAGCACCATTGTTGCGCCGTCATTTGACTTTGGCACCACTGGTGGAGCAGAATGCCCCTCTGCGTTCACAGAGACCAGCGCTTCCAGTCTGCCCCAGGAGGTGGCAGAGCCTAGAGATATCTCCTCCATGGAGGAGCCCACCCCAGGCTCCAGCCTCAGCCTACTCGACAAAGGCCCAGCATTCAGCTACGTGGTCTTCCCGACAGACTATGAACAGACCTTAAGACGAGACAACCTTAGCGGCTCTTCCTCCAAAGACTTTGTCTGCACCCCTCCATATACCCCACACCAGGGCTGTGCCTTTCTCTTTGGAGCCCAGGAGACTTACGCTCCAAGCTCCATCCCTACTGCCTCGCCTCCTGTGACCACTACGCCGCCCGCTGCCGCCACTGCTGCCCCTGCCACTACTgttcctaccaccaccacctctgagCTGTTCTACACCCAGGACCAATGCAGTGCTCTCTATGAGAAGCTACCACCTACCCCGGACAGCCCTGGTAATGGGGACTGTACCGTCATGACCTTGCCTGAGATCAGAGGTCCCCTCTATATTGATGTGCCCATGGTGCCCGAGGGGATCCTGACTCCGGAGGCCTCACCCATCAAACAGACATTCTTCAGATATTCTGAAAAAGAGAAGGGTGAAATCGAACTGCTGGCAAAGCAGATCAGCAGCCTGGCTGAGGCTTTCAGCTCTGTTGCTCCCAGAGAGCTCGTCAAGAGCACCCATGTCACCCTCGGCGATTCTGCACTGGGCGCCATCCCCGAACTGTGCCTGGACTTCCAGCCTTCCAAGAACTGGAGGAGCATTGACTtctccttgctggcctgcccAGAGGAAGACCTCTTAGAAGAGGATGCTCTCGAGACCCTTCTCCAAGACCTGTCCACCTCTCTGTTTGAGAAAGGTGGGGCGGGTGTGAGGTGCCCTCACCACCAGTTCTGCGGTGGGAATGTCAGTAGTCCAATCGGCTTGGACACCGAAGATAGTAACCAAGGGGCCTTGGCTGCCTCTCCCAGCATGGACCTACCTCCAGAAGAGCGATGCTTTTTGGAAGAACTGGCCTCCTATGAAACAGCCTTTGAGACACGTGCCTCAAACTCTCCCTGTGATGGGTTAGATGAGTTGTATCAACTCCAGAGCCACATGCAAGAAGGCTTCCATGAAG ATGGAAGCGAAAGTGACCCTTCGTTTTGA